From the Haemophilus parainfluenzae genome, the window ATCACCCTTCAGACAAATACAAACGCTTATATCTGGGTCACATCGTGCGTATGCAAGAAGAAATCGGCACTGGCGGTGCAGGTTTCCGCTATTTATACGCCTATTTCCTTGAACAAGCCGCTGATATCTGCCAAGAGCCAAAATACAAACAGGCTTCTGAACACATGACGGAAATCGGTGACATGTGGCGTCAATTTGCGGGATTATGTGTGAAACAATGTAAGAAGCCTACAATCGAAGGGTATCATACCGTAGCGGAATATTTGCGTGACATTGCAAATAAAGAACAACAAATTTGGCAGACATTACGTAATTTATGATTCAAATAAATAATCTTAGCCATCTCTACCCTAACGCAGAAAAAAATGCATTAAGTGCGGTCAATTTTGATATTGAATCAGCTTCCACGGTTGGACTTTTAGGTCCGAATGGTGCAGGTAAAACGACCTTGATGTCTCTACTTGCTGGGTTGCAATCTGTGCAACAAGGAGAAATTTATTTTGACGGTGTACCTTTTGCAAAATTAAGTAAAAAACAGCGCCATCAGATTTCGTTAGTACCTCAAGATTTTGCATTTTATCCCTTGCTCACGGTTTGGGAAAACCTGAAATTTTTTGCGGCTTTGTATGATGTTCGAGATAAAAGTTATTTATTAGAACTACTTGCTAAAGTCGATTTAACCTCTCATAAAAATAAACTTGCGAAACATTTATCTGGCGGTTTAAAACGTCGTCTCAATTTTGCTATTGGTTTAATTAACCGTCCGAAAGTGATTTTTCTAGATGAAATTACGGTGGGTATTGACCCTCAGTCCCGTCAATTTATTTTAGATAGCGTAGCGGCGCTGAAAGAGCAAGGTGTGACGGTAATTTATACCTCTCATTATTTACAAGAAATTGAGCAATTATGTGACAAATTAGTGCTGTTAAATGAAGGCAATCTCATTTATCAAGGCTCCGTGCAAGGCATTTTAGAAGAAGGACAAAGTTTGGAACGTTTTTATTTAGATTTTTTAAATCAGGCGGGAAAACATGTTAATTGCATCGATTTTTAAAGAAATGCGCCTATTAAGTCGCGATCTACATGGTGTCGCTGTATTATTCATTATGCCAATTCTGTTTATGTTGATTATGTCGGCAGCATTGAGTAACGACAATGCATTAAGTAATCGTTCAGAGATTGTGCTATTAAGTGAAAAAAATCAGCTAAATGATGATTTCCTCACTCAACTCAAACAAGAAAATCTTGCGGTTAAACAAGCTCCGTTATCAGAATTAGCTCAATATCAAGCTGATTTACAAGCGGGTAAATTTGACCTATTGATTTTAAATCCTAATCAAAAACAGACCGCACTTTCAGAAGAACAGGCCTTACAACTTTGGTTAAACCCTAGTGTAGATCGCAGTTGGCTACTAGGTGTGAAAGGTGTATTGCAAAAACATTATTCTCAACTGCGTTTAAATAACTATTTAGCTGATAATCACATCACGTTAGAAAATAATAAACGAAAACAAATCAAAGACATTCAGAATAAAGTCAATAAAGAGTTGGATAGCAAATTTGCTCAAATTAATGATTATCTCGCGAAAGATTTGTGGCAAGAAATTTATGTCAATCGTCATGGTAAGGAAGTGAGCAAACCAAGCTCTGTACAACATAGTGTACCGGCTTGGCTGATTTTTGGCATGTTCTTTATTATGATTCCTCTATCTAACGTGATGGCAATGGAACGTCAAACTAATACGCTAACCCGCTTACGCATGGCGCGCGCTTCCGCATTGAGCTTGATTATTGCTAAATTAATTCCTTATTTTTTGATTAACCAATTACAATTTGTCGGCATGGTCGCGCTTGGTTATTTTGTCCTCCCTGCACTTGATATGCCCGCATTTACTCTTTCAGGAAGTTGGTTACCTTACATCGTATTATCCAGTGCAGTAAGCCTTGCTGCACTTGGCTATGGTTTGTTAATTAGCGTGGTAGCGAGAACCACTGAACATGCGGTCGTGTTAGGCGGAGGCGGCATCATTATCATGGCAGCCATTGGCGGTATTATGGTGCCTGTTTATGTAATGCCAGAAATCATGCAAACCATTTCACAATTTTCGCCTATGGGCTGGGCATTAAGTGGTTTCCAAAATTTATTATTAAATCACTATCACCTTAACCAAATACAACAACCGCTCTATTTATTAAGTGGATTTGGGACAATCACATTACTTTTAGCGACTTTCATTTATCAACGACAATTAACTAAACAAGCGAGATTCTAATGGCTTATACTTTTACACTGGAAGCACCGGCACTTGAGCTGGAACTCAAAAAACTCATCGTGCAAGAAACAGAAAAAGATGAATTTGATCCTGCCGAAATAAGTGATGATGAATGGCTATTTGGAGAGCAAAGCCGTATTCAATTAGATTCATTAGATGCTTTGCAAGTTGTTGTAGCACTACAGGCTCATTTTGGTGTACGTTTACAGGGTGATCGCATGGTGCGTAAACATATGATGAACGTACGTGATCTTGCAGCATTTATCCGCGAACAGCATAGTAAAATCTAATGAACGTTTATATCAACGCTGTTTCTGCTCGATTTGCAGAAAAGCTCGGATTAAGAACCTCTAATATGCTAGGCCAACCGCTTAGTTTTCCTTATTTCAACGCATTTAAGGAACCGCTGTTGTCACTAGAACGACTCTATCACTATATTGACCTCGAAATTGACCGCACTTTGCAACGTGCGGGTTGGCATAAATCTGAGCTAGAAAATATTCCCATTCTACTTGGTTCTACCGCTTATATGATCAGTGATTGTGAAATGCGCGTAGCTCATCATCAAGCATTACCGAAAGAATATAACCTTACTGCCATCGCCGAGGATTTAGGAAATCGCTATCAGACAGAAGTATTTAGTTTTGCCACTTCTTGTACCTCTTCAGCACAAGCCATTGGTTATGCATACAAAATGCTGAAAGCTGGTATGTATAAAAAGGCTTTGGTCATTGGTTTTGAGATGTTTAATCGTCTTACTTTTGAACATTTCCAATCCATGAACCTATTATCACAAGCCAATGAATATCAGCCTTTCATCAACTCTACAGGCATTGTATTAGGCGAAGGCGTTGGGTGTGTTGCATTATCAACAGAAAAAAACGAGTCATTCCCATGTGAAATATTTGGGATAACAACGATCACCGATAATGAAAACCTGACCAACAGTAGCGAATCGGCATTACGTCAATTACTCACCAACTGTCTAGCTAAAACAAATCTAAAAATAGAAAATATTCAAGGCATTAAAGTGCATGGCGTGGGGGGAAATAGCGATGAGATGGAACAATCTGTTTTACAGGAACTATTTCCCAATACCGAAACCATTTTAGTTAAACCCTATATGGGACATACACTTGGTGCCAGTGGTACATTAGAAACCGCATTTTTAATCGAACACTTACAAAAAACTAATGTGAAGTACGGTCACTTTTTAAATTATTTTTTAGGTTTTGGCGGTAGCAATATTGCATGGTTTTTAAAGGTGGGTGAATGACATTTTATATAAAACAAACTAACCAGTTCATTGCTAATGGCATGGATGATAAAACATTACGCATGCGACTCAAAGAGCAAGGTCTCGATGCTCGTCGTTTAAGCCGTTTCACTCAACTTGCTTTGCTTGGTGCGATACCATTAAAACCCTATATTGATGAAAATACAGGAATTTATTTAGGATCGCTTTTTAATTCACCGAGCAAATTCAATAAAATGTTTCATCAACTGATGGAGCAAAATTTGCCTAGTCCTTTAGATTTTATGGCAAATATTAATAACGCGGCGACATTTCAGCTGACTCAGACCTTACAAACCTCAGCCAACTCCATATTTCTAGCAGTTAACCACCAAACCATTTGGCAACCGCTAAAACTCGCCTTATTGGATCTTGAAAATGATGAAATATCATCCGCCTTAATCGGTTGGACGCTAGAAAAAAGTGAACATTCTGAGCAAACTGAAGGGGCCGTATTTTGGCTTATTTCTAAAAATAAGGAAGATGCAGAAATAGAGTTTAATCTCTTATCTCTTGAGAATTCAATGTCTAACAACTTAGACTTTCTCTCGCAAATCAAAAAAAATAACACCTTAATTTATATAAATTAAGGTGTTATTTGGTAGAAAATTACTTAACAATGTCGCCTTTTAATGCTACACCACTCATTAAGTTACCTGCATGGCATTCATATTGGGTTGAGCTTTGGAACGTGTGTTTTTTGTAATAACTGACGATATTACCCACTTTGCTCGCACCTTGTGATTTTGCTCTATCTTGGAATTGTTTTACCGTAGAAAGGAATGCCCACTGACAAGATTTTTCATCTGATTTATTTGCCGCATTCGTTTTCTTATTACTTACCAAACCAGCTTTAACCACTTTACCGGGTGCAGGTTTGCCAAAATAAAGTTTAACCGATGGGTCAATAATTTCTTTTGCTTCTGAAGAATTTAACGCATCCTGAATAGAATAGTAATGCGTTGTATCTCTTGGTGCACAAGCAGCTATAAGCATAGCCGTAGCAACAATACTTAATTTAGATACTAATTTCATTTTGACTCCTTTTGATTTGAATGAAATAAATATTTCTCTTTATAACATAGAGATGAGTAATATATCAAATTTTAACCTATCTACGACTATTTTATTGTGAATAGAAGTAGTGTAAAATCTTAAAAATTTTTTATTTATAACTTAAGGTACCAACCCATGAAAAAACTATTACTTACCTCACTTTTATTTGGCTCATTTGTTCTTTCAGCTTGTTCATCAGGCGTTAATGATGTAAAACCAGTAGAAGCTAAAAATATCAAAGAAGTATGCTTGAAAGGCTCTATTCGTAAAGCGCCAGATGAAATTGTAGAGGCTTTAACAAAAAGTTTAAAACAAAAACATATCGCAGCAAGACTTGTTAAAAAAGATGAAGGTTGTAGCCATATTTTACACTTCAGCGTAAAAGGTAACTCTAAAATTATTGCAAGAGCAAGATTAGATTTAAGAGATTCAAATAAACTTTCTCTTGGCTCTGTCTCTTATAAACACCGCGGTGACGAAGCTGATCGTGTAAAACAAGTTGGTTTACAAGGCCAAACAGATTTAATGATTAATGAATTATTCAAAAACAATTAATTTTTAACCATATAACATGACTGAAATCTGTAATTTCTCTTTCTCACTTCAAGGGTGGAATGTTGTTTGCAATAAATCGCTAACTGCAGATGATTGGAAACAAGGCTATACTTATTTGCGAAACCAAAGTGAAACATTTGAAGACTTTGCACCTAAATTAGCCTTTTTACCTCCACTAAAACGCCGTCGTTTAAGTGACTCAGCCCGTCTATTTTTTGAGGCTGCGTGGGATTTGGTAGGAGAAAATGCAGATATGCCTGTGGTTTATGCCTCATCAAACAGTGAAATGAATCGTAATTTTGCGTTGTGGCATTCCTTATTAAAAGAGGGGGAGGTTTCTCCTACCTCTTTTAGCCTCTCGGTTCATAATGCATTAATTGGACAATGGTCTGAATTACGTCAAGTTAAATCAGAAACCACGTCGATTATGGCTCGAGTGGACAACCTTGAAACCGCACTATTAGAAGCGACATTATTGCTTAATGAAGGGCATGAGAAAGTGCTTGTTGTTATTGCTGAATCGCCGCTTGAAGCAAAATATAATGCTCAACCTGTCATTCGTACACCTTTAGGTTATGCTTTAGCTTTAGTTGTCACTCAAGGAGAGCAATATCAATTAACGCTGACTGATTCTCCTTTTAATCATGACGTTACCGATAATGCACTAACTTGGGTTTCTCACCAATATCTTGAAAGTCGCACTTGGCACACACCGAATAGTTCAAATGGAACTTGGCTATGGCAGAAAAATTAGATTTTCTTAAACGTTGGCTGGCTACCGCCATTGCCTTTTTATTTTGGGCTGTGGCGGGCACATTATTACAACTCGTTTTACTTCCTTTTGCCCAAAAAGGAAAGCAAGCTAATCTATCTACCCAATTAAAAGTTCGTCGTTTTGTTGGCGGGATTTGGTATTATTTTATTCGTTACCTGTCTTGTGCAGGTGCTTTAAAAGTGACTTACCAAGGGTTTGAAAAATTGGGACGTCCAGGTCAATTAGTTGTGGTCAATCACCCATCTCTACTTGATGTGGTACTGATTCTCAGTAAAGCGCCTTCACTTAACTGTATTGTGAAAAAAGATCTTTTACACAATCCCACGATGAGAAATCAAATTCTCGCTTGTGGTTTTATCCCCAATACCGAGTCCCTAGAACTCTTGGATCATTGTGAGCGTGTATTGCAACAAGAGAGCCTATTATTGTTCCCAGAAGGAACCAGAACTGGCTGGGATGGCATCGTAAAATTAAATCGCGGTGCTGTTTCAATTGGTTTACGTAGCGCAAAAGTTATTACCCCCGTCACTATCAGGATGAATCCATTAAGCCTAAAAAAAGGTCATCCATGGTATAAAATACCAGACAAACAAATTCATTATGAATTATCCGTTGGCGATGATATTAATCCACAAGAATGGATAGAAAATCAATCTATCCCGATGGCATCTCGCCGTTTAACGAAATATTTAGAAGATTATTTTAATTCTCAAACCTCACAAAAAGGATCGCAATAATGCAACTTGAACAACAATTAAAACAACTTATCATTGACAGCCTGGCATTAGAAGACATCAGTATCGAAGATATTGAAACTGACATGCCTCTTTTTTCATCTGAAGGGCTAGGTTTAGATTCAGTTGATGCCTTAGAACTTGGCTTAGCTGTTCAAAAAACATTTGGTCTACAATTAGATGGTGAACAAACTCAATTAAGAGATCACTTTGAAAGCGTAGCAACACTTGCTCACTTTATTCGTACACAAAAAGGTGAGGCATAATTCATGACTGAACAGGAAATCAGAGATTTATTAACGGAAGCTCTGGAATCTTTATTTGAGATTGAGCCAGAAAGAATTAAGCCGGAAACAAATCTTTATGAAGATTTAGAGATCGATAGTATTGATGCTATTGACTTAATCGATCATATTAAACGTAAAACAGGGCATAAACTTCAAGCGGAAGATTTCCGCAATGTGCGTACTGTAGATGACGTGGTTCAGGCGGTTCTTAAACTTAGTCAAAACGCACAATAATGACTCCTTACTTACCGACTTCTCTTATTGCTCAGCACCCAGATTGGCATTATGCTGATTTTGAGTGCCGAGCATTTCAAATTTCAGCTGAATTGCAACAGCGTCAACTTCGTTCTGTCACGGTATGGCTAGAAGATGGTGCAACATTGGCATGCCTACTGCTAGGTGCTTGGCATGCCAATGTTCGTGTTCTTTTTCCACCTAATTTCACTGAAGAAAGTATTCAGTGGGCAAATGAGCATTCTGAACTTTGGCTCACTGATCGTGATATTGAACTCGAAAAATGTGAGCAAATCTCTCTATTTGGCATTACACAAGATTGGCAAAAAGTTGTCAAAAACCAGCCGCTCTTTGACTTTACCAATCAAACAGAGATTTGGTTGAAAACATCAGGTAGCACAGGCGAAGCCAAAACCATCATTAAAACAGCAGAACAAATGTGGTTAGGCGGAGAAGTATTAGCCAAAGGTTTACCATTTATTGCTGAAAATAATATTACTGCAATTAGCACTGTGAGCATTCAGCATATTTACGGCTTAACCGTGCATATTATGATGTCACTGGTTAACGGCTGGCAAATTGGTCGAAAACAACTTTTCTACCCTGAATGCATAATGCAAGAAGCCAATAAATCACAATCAGCAGTTATTGTGAGCAGCCCAGCGATGCTTTCAGGCATAGATTGGCAGCAAATGAAAATTGCTGAAAACATTGTGGGTATTATTTCTTCAGGTGGTGCACTAGCTGAAGAGCTATCTGAGCAAATTAGAGCCAAAATTCACCATCCCATTATTGAAATTTATGGCAGTACTGAGACGGGTCCAATTGCTATTCGGGATGATATTTCCCTTTGGCGACAATTACCTAATAGCCAACTTGGCAGCAATGAGCAAGGCGAGTTGTGGATTGAAGGTATTTGGCTTGCTAAACGTGAACAAACCGCAGATGTGGTTGAGTTTGAAGAAAACGGTTTCCGTTTATTAGGACGAGCAGATCGCATTGTCAAAATAGGGGATAAACGAATTTCCTTATTAGGCGTAGAAACGGCGTTGAATAAACACGAATTTATTGAGGATTGTTATATTGCTCAACATCCTGAGAAATCTCGTCTTGCCGCCTGGATTGGCTTAACCGAGCAAGGCATTCAATTTTTTAGAGAGAAAGGTCGAAGAATGCTTATTCATAAGCTAAAACTTTTCTTAGAGCATTCTCAAGAAAAAGCAGCTATCCCTCGTTTCTGGCGATTCACTTATCAATTACCACGTAATAGTCAGTCAAAAATAAATAAGCTGGAATTTAACCGCACTTGTTTAGAAACCTGTAAGGATGCGATTTGGCTTGAACAAAGCAAAAATGAAAATTCACAAATATCAACTGGGATTGTGCCGCTTGATTTAGTGTATCTCAAAGATCACTTTGCTGAATTTCCGTTAGTCCCTGGCGTCATTGAATTACAATGGATTTCGGAAAAAATAAAGGCATTTTTTGGTAAAGAAGTCATTATTCGTTCATTCGATAAGCTGAAGTATCAAACATTCTTACGACCGAATGATCGCTTTGATATTCAATTAAAATGGGATTCATCAAAAAACAGAATGGCATTTCAATTACTTGCTAATAATGAAACTTGCTGTACTGGATTAGCCATCATAGAGCATGAAGATCATCCTACTGATTGTTAATATATTGCTTGCGCTAACAGCCATCGCTTACCCGATTATTTGGCTTTTCTTTCAAGCAGACCAACTCTTGCATACGTTACCTTATGTGATGAGTTTATTATGGTTGATTAAAAGCCTAATACACCCGAATAAGGGACAAAGAATTTTTGCATTAAGCATGGCTATCCTATTATTCCTTGTGGGGTGGCAACGCTCACTCGATATGATGTATTGGTACCCTATTTTAATGAATGGCATTATGTTGGTGTTATTTGGCGGAAGTCTATTCCAATCTCAATCATTGGTTGAAAGATTAGCTCGCTTACAAACGCCTAATCTCAATGCTCAAGCTATTCAATATACTCGCCGAGTAACCCAAGTCTGGTGTGGTGTATTTTGTTTAAATATTTTGCTTTCAACTCTCTTTATTACATTTAACTTATTAGAATATTGGGCAATTTATACTGGGGTTATTTCTTACATTATTATGGGCCTAGTTATGAGTATTGAATGGCTCATTCGTCAACGCGTAAAACGGAATCACTATGAATAAACATCAACCTAACTCACTTATTGCATTAAATCCAGAATGGCGCTGGCAAGATTTTACTTATCGTTGTCAACAAATCAGCCAACAACTCCAACAAGATAATATTCAAAGTGCAGCATTTTGGTTTGAAGATGCCGCAAACTATGCCTGTGCAATGCTTGCCTGTTTTGATGCTAAAACCCGAATTTTGCTTCCACCTAATCTTCTCGATGAAAATCAAGAATGGATTCGTGATAATGCTGATATGTTATTTGATGACAATAAATTCAACACTTACGGCATTTCACAAGTTGTTGATAAAAAAGATTTCTTCATTGATAAACATTGTCAAACCGAAATTTGGCTAAAAACATCAGGAAGTAGTGGACAACCTAAAATCATGGTGAAAACAGCTGAAAAAATGTGGCAAGAATCTGAAGCAATCAGTCAGTCACTTCCTTTCCCAGAAGGAAATGGCATCCATATTGTCTCAAGCGTTTCGGCACAACACCACTATGGTTTATCCTATCGAGTCATGTTACCGCTGACAATGGGCTGGTCAATTGGCCGCAAACAGCTCCCTTATCCAGAATATATGATTGCAGAAAGCCTTATTGCGAAACAGTCTATTTGGGTTAGTAGCCCTGCATTACTGACCCATTTAAATTTAGATGAACCTCAACTTTATCAATGTCGTATTTTAGGCATTCTATCTTCGGGTGGGATGCTGCCAGAAGAAACCGCAACAGCCATACGCGCCAAGCTTAAAACTAAAACCATTGAAGGCTATGGCAGTACAGAAACGGGAGTCATTGCGTTTCGTGAACAAGCCGGGCTTTGGACCCCAACACCCGTAACTAAAATCGGGGTCAATGAAGAAAATGCGTTATGGGTTGAATCACCTTGGCTTGATCAACGTGAACAAACGGCTGATGGTGTTGAAATCATCGGTAATCAATTTAACTTATTAGGACGCATTGATCGCATCGTTAAATTTGGCGATAAACGTATTTCTTTAGTTCGAATTGAACAAGATCTACTGAAACATCCTTATATTAGAGATTGCTATGTTGCACAACACCCTAATCATTTACGCCCTGCTGCTTGGGTTGAATTGAAGGAAGAAGGCATTTCCTTTTATCTACAAAAAGGACGGGCTGAATTATTAAAACAACTCCGTCTCCATTTAAGTAAAACCCAGGAACATTCAGGCTTACCACGCTTTTGGCGATTTACTAACAAATTGCCACGTAATAGCCAATTCAAGATTAGCCGAGCAGATTTTGATGCC encodes:
- a CDS encoding excinuclease ABC subunit A, with the translated sequence MKLVSKLSIVATAMLIAACAPRDTTHYYSIQDALNSSEAKEIIDPSVKLYFGKPAPGKVVKAGLVSNKKTNAANKSDEKSCQWAFLSTVKQFQDRAKSQGASKVGNIVSYYKKHTFQSSTQYECHAGNLMSGVALKGDIVK
- a CDS encoding phosphopantetheine-binding protein, with product MQLEQQLKQLIIDSLALEDISIEDIETDMPLFSSEGLGLDSVDALELGLAVQKTFGLQLDGEQTQLRDHFESVATLAHFIRTQKGEA
- a CDS encoding ABC transporter permease, with product MLIASIFKEMRLLSRDLHGVAVLFIMPILFMLIMSAALSNDNALSNRSEIVLLSEKNQLNDDFLTQLKQENLAVKQAPLSELAQYQADLQAGKFDLLILNPNQKQTALSEEQALQLWLNPSVDRSWLLGVKGVLQKHYSQLRLNNYLADNHITLENNKRKQIKDIQNKVNKELDSKFAQINDYLAKDLWQEIYVNRHGKEVSKPSSVQHSVPAWLIFGMFFIMIPLSNVMAMERQTNTLTRLRMARASALSLIIAKLIPYFLINQLQFVGMVALGYFVLPALDMPAFTLSGSWLPYIVLSSAVSLAALGYGLLISVVARTTEHAVVLGGGGIIIMAAIGGIMVPVYVMPEIMQTISQFSPMGWALSGFQNLLLNHYHLNQIQQPLYLLSGFGTITLLLATFIYQRQLTKQARF
- a CDS encoding beta-ketoacyl synthase chain length factor gives rise to the protein MTEICNFSFSLQGWNVVCNKSLTADDWKQGYTYLRNQSETFEDFAPKLAFLPPLKRRRLSDSARLFFEAAWDLVGENADMPVVYASSNSEMNRNFALWHSLLKEGEVSPTSFSLSVHNALIGQWSELRQVKSETTSIMARVDNLETALLEATLLLNEGHEKVLVVIAESPLEAKYNAQPVIRTPLGYALALVVTQGEQYQLTLTDSPFNHDVTDNALTWVSHQYLESRTWHTPNSSNGTWLWQKN
- a CDS encoding lysophospholipid acyltransferase family protein, whose translation is MAEKLDFLKRWLATAIAFLFWAVAGTLLQLVLLPFAQKGKQANLSTQLKVRRFVGGIWYYFIRYLSCAGALKVTYQGFEKLGRPGQLVVVNHPSLLDVVLILSKAPSLNCIVKKDLLHNPTMRNQILACGFIPNTESLELLDHCERVLQQESLLLFPEGTRTGWDGIVKLNRGAVSIGLRSAKVITPVTIRMNPLSLKKGHPWYKIPDKQIHYELSVGDDINPQEWIENQSIPMASRRLTKYLEDYFNSQTSQKGSQ
- a CDS encoding AMP-binding protein encodes the protein MNKHQPNSLIALNPEWRWQDFTYRCQQISQQLQQDNIQSAAFWFEDAANYACAMLACFDAKTRILLPPNLLDENQEWIRDNADMLFDDNKFNTYGISQVVDKKDFFIDKHCQTEIWLKTSGSSGQPKIMVKTAEKMWQESEAISQSLPFPEGNGIHIVSSVSAQHHYGLSYRVMLPLTMGWSIGRKQLPYPEYMIAESLIAKQSIWVSSPALLTHLNLDEPQLYQCRILGILSSGGMLPEETATAIRAKLKTKTIEGYGSTETGVIAFREQAGLWTPTPVTKIGVNEENALWVESPWLDQREQTADGVEIIGNQFNLLGRIDRIVKFGDKRISLVRIEQDLLKHPYIRDCYVAQHPNHLRPAAWVELKEEGISFYLQKGRAELLKQLRLHLSKTQEHSGLPRFWRFTNKLPRNSQFKISRADFDAIFLHEKEEQF
- a CDS encoding beta-ketoacyl synthase N-terminal-like domain-containing protein, yielding MNVYINAVSARFAEKLGLRTSNMLGQPLSFPYFNAFKEPLLSLERLYHYIDLEIDRTLQRAGWHKSELENIPILLGSTAYMISDCEMRVAHHQALPKEYNLTAIAEDLGNRYQTEVFSFATSCTSSAQAIGYAYKMLKAGMYKKALVIGFEMFNRLTFEHFQSMNLLSQANEYQPFINSTGIVLGEGVGCVALSTEKNESFPCEIFGITTITDNENLTNSSESALRQLLTNCLAKTNLKIENIQGIKVHGVGGNSDEMEQSVLQELFPNTETILVKPYMGHTLGASGTLETAFLIEHLQKTNVKYGHFLNYFLGFGGSNIAWFLKVGE
- a CDS encoding phosphopantetheine-binding protein translates to MAYTFTLEAPALELELKKLIVQETEKDEFDPAEISDDEWLFGEQSRIQLDSLDALQVVVALQAHFGVRLQGDRMVRKHMMNVRDLAAFIREQHSKI
- a CDS encoding AMP-binding protein, with the protein product MMTPYLPTSLIAQHPDWHYADFECRAFQISAELQQRQLRSVTVWLEDGATLACLLLGAWHANVRVLFPPNFTEESIQWANEHSELWLTDRDIELEKCEQISLFGITQDWQKVVKNQPLFDFTNQTEIWLKTSGSTGEAKTIIKTAEQMWLGGEVLAKGLPFIAENNITAISTVSIQHIYGLTVHIMMSLVNGWQIGRKQLFYPECIMQEANKSQSAVIVSSPAMLSGIDWQQMKIAENIVGIISSGGALAEELSEQIRAKIHHPIIEIYGSTETGPIAIRDDISLWRQLPNSQLGSNEQGELWIEGIWLAKREQTADVVEFEENGFRLLGRADRIVKIGDKRISLLGVETALNKHEFIEDCYIAQHPEKSRLAAWIGLTEQGIQFFREKGRRMLIHKLKLFLEHSQEKAAIPRFWRFTYQLPRNSQSKINKLEFNRTCLETCKDAIWLEQSKNENSQISTGIVPLDLVYLKDHFAEFPLVPGVIELQWISEKIKAFFGKEVIIRSFDKLKYQTFLRPNDRFDIQLKWDSSKNRMAFQLLANNETCCTGLAIIEHEDHPTDC
- a CDS encoding ABC transporter ATP-binding protein; the protein is MIQINNLSHLYPNAEKNALSAVNFDIESASTVGLLGPNGAGKTTLMSLLAGLQSVQQGEIYFDGVPFAKLSKKQRHQISLVPQDFAFYPLLTVWENLKFFAALYDVRDKSYLLELLAKVDLTSHKNKLAKHLSGGLKRRLNFAIGLINRPKVIFLDEITVGIDPQSRQFILDSVAALKEQGVTVIYTSHYLQEIEQLCDKLVLLNEGNLIYQGSVQGILEEGQSLERFYLDFLNQAGKHVNCIDF
- a CDS encoding acyl carrier protein encodes the protein MTEQEIRDLLTEALESLFEIEPERIKPETNLYEDLEIDSIDAIDLIDHIKRKTGHKLQAEDFRNVRTVDDVVQAVLKLSQNAQ